The following DNA comes from Weissella koreensis KACC 15510.
TTTAATATGACAGAAGCAAAAGTATATACACAAACAGAAGTACATGATATTTACACTAGCTATATGAATGCAAATCATGTTGCCGTAGTAGATCGTGCCTTTGAGTATGCCAACGGACTACATAAAGAACAACGACGACGGTCTGGCGAACCATATATTATTCATCCCATTCAAGTGGCAGGGATTTTAGCTGATTTACATATGGATCCGGATACAGTTATTGCTGGTTATTTACATGATGTTGTAGAGGATACGCCTGCTGAATTAGAGGATATTGTGGACCGGTTTGGGGAAGATGTCGCAGCCATTGTTGATGGTGTTTCGAAAATTTCTAAAATAGAATATAAATCTGATTCAGAACGTTTAGCAGAAAATCATCGTAAGTTGCTCTTGGCGATGTCCCATGACATTCGTGTAATTTTTGTTAAATTGGCTGACCGGTTGCATAATATTCGAACGTTGGATGCTTTGAACCCAGCAAAACAAAAGCGTATTGCAGGGGAAACTTTGGAAATCTATGCACCATTAGCTGATCGTTTAGGAATTATGACAATTAAATGGGAATTAGAAGATACTTCTCTTCGTTATCTAGATTATGAAGCATATCATGCTATTGCACAGGACATGCAGCTTCGTCGAAATGAACGCTTAGAGATTGTTGCAACGGCTGTTGATGAAATTAAGGTTACAATTGATAATTTGAAATTGAAGAATGTTTCAGTTTACGGAAGACCTAAACATATTTATTCTATTTACCGTAAGATGCAAAAGAAACAAAAAGCATTTGAAGAAATTTATGATTTGTTGGCAATTCGAGTTATTGTAAATTCAATTGGAGACTGTTATGCCGTTTTAGGGGCAATTCATTCCCATTGGACACCGATGCCTGGTAGATTTAAGGATTATATTGCTTTGCCTAAAGCGAATGGGTATCAATCTCTTCATACTTCTGTAATTGGTCCTGAAGGTCGTCCGTTGGAAATTCAAATCAGAACACATGATATGCATGAGGTGGCTGAATTTGGTGTAGCAGCTCACTGGGCTTATAAAGAAGGTAAGTTCGATGGAGCAGATGTTCAAAATTCAGATCAACAACAATTAAATATGATTCAAAGCATTTTAGAATTACAAACAGAGTCGAAAGATTCTGGTGATTTCATGGAAACAGTCAAAAGTGATCTTTTCACAGATCGAGTCTATGCGTTTACACCTTTAGGCGATGTAGTTGAACTGACCCAAGGGGCGGGTCCATTAGATATGGCTTATTCGATTCACACAAAGGTTGGAAATTCTACAACTGGAGCAAAAGTAAATGGTAAGATTGTTCCTTTAGATTATGAAATTAAGACGGGTGATATTGTTGAAATCATTACTAGTGCAATAGCTAAGCCGAATCGTGATTGGCTTAAATTAGTTAAGACGCGAAGAGCACGTAATAAAATACGACAATATTTTAAAAAGCAAAACCATTCAGAAAATTCAATTGCTGGAAAACAGGAATTGATGAATTATTTAATTTCTCAAGGATATAATCTCGATGAATTAATAACAAATAAAAATACTGAACAAGTGATGGAACGTCTACATTATCAATCAATCGGAGATATGTATGCAGCGATTGGCTACGGTGATCAATCAGTCCAAGGGGTGACGAATAAGTTAACAGAAGACCTCCGCAAACGAATGGAAGAACAACGCTTGTCTGAAGAGGAAGCTTTGGTCTTTGAACAACATGAAACAGTTGCAAAAGATGAAGAAGATCATAAAACTAAGCATCATCATGGTGATGATCCAATTGTGATTCAAGGGATTGATTCAATGCTTGTACGCTTAGGGCGCTGCTGTACGCCTGTTCCAGGAGATGATGTTGTTGGATATATTACCAAGGGTCGAGGTGTTTCGGTACATCGAGTGGGTTGCCCTAATTTAGCAAGTGAAGCTGAATTAAGTCAACGATTGGTTGATGTCAAATGGGATGAAGACTCAGATAATAGTAAACGTGAATATGTAACAGATCTAGTGGTAACTGGAGAAAGTCGAGCACGCTTGTTGAATGACGTTATCAGAATGATCGGAAACCATGCACAGACCTTGAATTCAATTAATGGTCGGGTTGATGGTAACAATCAAGCGATTATATCGTTGACGGTTGAGGTGCACAACTTAGCTCAATTAGAACGGGTGATGGATTCGATTAAAAATGTTAAGGATGTTAGTTCCGTTAAAAGGGCATTTAAGTAAGTTAAAATAGTATTACGCTGATACGTGAATCAAAAATAAAAATGGTTCGCGAAATTTTTGATGATATTCAAAGAAGATTGGGGTTTTATTTATCCTGGTCTCTTTTTTTATGGGCTTTAAATTATAAAAAAAGAGATTTAATTTATATTTTAAAATATTTTTGCATGATTAAAAAAATCATAGTATTCAATATTTAAGGCTTTCTTTAAGTTTTAAGTGTTGTAATAGGGCTGTTATAACAGGTAATTTTGAGACTAAATATTAATATTTGATGAAAAATTACGTCATTAAATGCCTCAATTTATCAAAATATCGTGAATTTTGGTAATATAAGTGAACAAATTCTTTTGACAGTCGTAATTTAAGCATGTTAATCTAATAACACATTTGAAATTTATATAAAAACGAGAGGAAGAACTTATGGCAGAAAAATTAATTCAATTAAGAGTTGAAGAGGGTGTTAAAGACGCCGCTGATGAAATTTTTAAGACACAAGGGCTAACTACCCAAACAGCAATTAAAATTTTCCTAACGCAAGTTGCCAATACTGGTGACTCACCATTTTCAAACTTGTTCACAAAAAAAGAACAATAAAAATTTAATTAAAGAATGACTTAAAAAAGACGTGGTTTTTAAAGCTTTTTAGCAATTAATAACAATCACGTCTTTTTTTATGGCATAATAGAGTTTAACCTTAAGAACCAGATGGATTTAAGTTAGTAGACGAATTATGTAATTTGGTTACACGATTTAAATAATAAATTAATGAGAGAGTTTAAGATGGAAAAAAAAGTCGGTATAATTATTACAGCTAAAGTAACTGATGAAAATGAGCAATCTTTCTTTGCACAAATTGATGGAGTTACTTATGAAATTGATAAAAGTGAGCTTCAAAAGCCCCTCCATATCGGGGGATTAGTGACTGGCTTTGCTTATGAAAACCAATCTAATCAGCTTCAAATTACCAAAAACATTCCAGATGTTCGTTTGGGACATTATGCTTTTGGAACGGTCACTGATGTAAGACGAGACCTTGGGGTGTTCGTGGATATAGGATTGCCAAATAAGGACTTAGTGGTTTCTTTGGATGAATTACCTACAATTAAAGAATTATGGCCACAACGTGGGGATCGACTCATGATTACTCTACGGATCGATAATAAAGATCGTTTATGGGGTGAGTTGGCCACTAATGAAATTTTGAATGCAGTTCGAATTCCAGCTAAGACCAGTATGAAAGGCCAAAAGCATGTAAAGGCAACGGTCTATCGTTTGAAGATGGTAGGAACTTTGGTCTTAACAGAAGATTTTAATATGGGATTTATCCATCCTAGTGAACGTTATCATGAACCACGGATGGGTGAACAGCTGGATACACGAGTCATTGGAGTAAGACCTGATGGAATTTTGAACCTATCATTAAAACCAATGGCTTATCAAGCTATTGATGGAGATGCCAAAATGATATTGACACTTCTACAACGATCACGGACAGGGCGTTTGCCATACAATGATAAATCTGAACCAGAGTCAATCACAAATTATTTTGGGATGTCAAAGGGGCAGTTCAAGCGGGCTTTAGGTCACTTATATAAAGAACATCTGATTCAACAAGATGAAGAAGGAATTTTATTAGTAGTTGATCAATCGACTAATGATGAACAAGAAGATTAAAATAATTTGTCAATTAAGATGAGGAGAGCAACAGCATGTTAGTGATGGTTTCAGAAACGCAACCTAAAATTGCGATGGGACTGATGTCACATGTTGATAATCTACCAACTTTTGTGGAGATCCAACGTGAAGTGAATTGGTACCATGCTAATTCGAATAGACATTTAATGTTATGGAAAGATCCAAAAACAAGACATTTCACAGCGGTTATCGGCGTTGAAGAAATGGAAGAAATTCTAATTTTGCAGCTCGTGGCATTTAGCCCAGAAGTCGTAAACTATGAACGTAAATTAGTTGGTGGTGAAATTTACACGGCATTAACTAATTGGTTTCCTAATACTATTTTAATGGGTACTATTCGTACACAAAAGATCTTAAATAAATGGCAAAAACAACAATTATCAGATTTAGATTTATCTGATTAGAAGTGAGGATTAAATGGCAGAAAGATTACAAAAGGTAATGGCACAAGCTGGTGTTGCTTCAAGACGAGCCTCTGAAAAGCTTATTGCTGAAGGACATGTTACCGTTAATGGAAAGACCGTGACTGAATTAGGAACACGCGTAGAACCAGGTAATAAGATTGAAGTCGATGGTAGTCCCATTGAAGGCTCTGAAAAATTGGTTTATTATCTCTTAAATAAGCCACGTGGTGTTGTCACTACGGCTTCAGATGAAAAGGGACGGACTACTGTTATTGATGTTTTAGATGAAGTCAAAGAACGAGTTTACCCTGTAGGAAGACTGGATTATGACACCACCGGAGCTCTGTTACTAACTAATGATGGGGAATTGGCGAACCAATTAATGCACCCGCGTTATAAAATAGATAAGGTTTATGTGGCTAAAGTAAAAGGTGTACCCACTAATGACGAATTGAAAGCACTACGACTAGGTGTGGTTGTAGATGGTAAGAAAACTGCCGAGGCGCGTGCTGATATTCTTCGTACTGATCGAAAAAAAGGTACTTCAACAATTCAGTTAACAATTCATGAGGGCCGTTATCACCAGGTCAAAGAAATGTTAAAAACAGTTGGGCATCCGGTTATTAAGTTACATCGTGAACGTTATGGAATGTTAGAAGTCACTGATTTAGCATCAGGTGAATATCGAGCACTTCGACATGACGAAGTACAATATCTTAAAAACGGACGGCAAATGCGGAAGAGTTCAGGTCGCTTGTAATACTTTAACGGATTTGTAGCTATTATTTCAGATAATAGGTATAGATCTTTTTTTATTTGAGGAATGTATTTATTTAACAAAAACAATAGCTAATAAAGAAGTATAACGGTATATTTGATAAGGACAAATTAGTTGTTGCTAATTTATTAAGTAATTCCATGAAGAGAGGGGCAGATTGAATGACACCAGAATTTTTATTAATGTGTTTTGACATGAAGCAACCTCGACGCCAACGTGTCATTTTTGGCCTATTAACTAATCATTTGACGGTCTCGACATCTTTTAATGGTTTGGCGTATCAATTATTTGCACTGATTAATTTTCAACCGCAATTAACCAAAGAACAATATGATCTTTTAATACAGAAATTAATTAAACAGAATGCTTTACAAGAAGTTGAGCCTGGGATGTTTATCAAAACTGATCAAGGGCAAAAAATTTTAGAAGAAGCACAATTAGATCATTATTATCCGCGATTTTTTTTGTATAGTGGGGAAACGAATTTGTTTGAGTTTCGAGAAATGTTCTTATTGGCTAATCAAGCGGTATCAGAATATTCTTTTCAAAATAATAAATATTATCCCATATCAAATCGTTTAAAATTACGAGGGTTGGTTAAACAATGGTTTCAATCTCAAAAGCAAAACGACTTAACTTTTAACTGGGTCCAAGAATTACAAAGGTTTTTAAGGACATTAACGGATTGGGACGCGGATCGATTGGTTAATACTTGGACAGGGTATCAACAACCTGGATTACGTGCTGATCAATTACAGTTTCCAATGTCTTGGAATGATCAAGATGTATATTTTTGGGAATTAGATCAGTATGCTAAATTAGTTAAATTTTTAGAACAGGCTGGTAATCAGTATTTATTAAAGCAACTTTGGAATTTATTGAAGCAAACTCAACAATTGTTAAGTTCATCGATGTTACAGACGTATCAGGCTTACGAAAATGGCATAGCACTTGATAAAATTAGTCAAATACGCCGTTTGAAGTTGGGGACAGTTCGTGAACATTTACTTTCAGCTGCTATTTTTATGCCCTTTGAGCAATTTGATTATCAACAGTTATTGACGCCAGAATTGATTGCTTATTTTGAAGAAAAGTTAGTCGGTGCGCCAGAATCATGGTCGTTTCAA
Coding sequences within:
- a CDS encoding RelA/SpoT family protein; its protein translation is MTEAKVYTQTEVHDIYTSYMNANHVAVVDRAFEYANGLHKEQRRRSGEPYIIHPIQVAGILADLHMDPDTVIAGYLHDVVEDTPAELEDIVDRFGEDVAAIVDGVSKISKIEYKSDSERLAENHRKLLLAMSHDIRVIFVKLADRLHNIRTLDALNPAKQKRIAGETLEIYAPLADRLGIMTIKWELEDTSLRYLDYEAYHAIAQDMQLRRNERLEIVATAVDEIKVTIDNLKLKNVSVYGRPKHIYSIYRKMQKKQKAFEEIYDLLAIRVIVNSIGDCYAVLGAIHSHWTPMPGRFKDYIALPKANGYQSLHTSVIGPEGRPLEIQIRTHDMHEVAEFGVAAHWAYKEGKFDGADVQNSDQQQLNMIQSILELQTESKDSGDFMETVKSDLFTDRVYAFTPLGDVVELTQGAGPLDMAYSIHTKVGNSTTGAKVNGKIVPLDYEIKTGDIVEIITSAIAKPNRDWLKLVKTRRARNKIRQYFKKQNHSENSIAGKQELMNYLISQGYNLDELITNKNTEQVMERLHYQSIGDMYAAIGYGDQSVQGVTNKLTEDLRKRMEEQRLSEEEALVFEQHETVAKDEEDHKTKHHHGDDPIVIQGIDSMLVRLGRCCTPVPGDDVVGYITKGRGVSVHRVGCPNLASEAELSQRLVDVKWDEDSDNSKREYVTDLVVTGESRARLLNDVIRMIGNHAQTLNSINGRVDGNNQAIISLTVEVHNLAQLERVMDSIKNVKDVSSVKRAFK
- a CDS encoding type II toxin-antitoxin system RelB/DinJ family antitoxin, which encodes MAEKLIQLRVEEGVKDAADEIFKTQGLTTQTAIKIFLTQVANTGDSPFSNLFTKKEQ
- a CDS encoding CvfB family protein translates to MEKKVGIIITAKVTDENEQSFFAQIDGVTYEIDKSELQKPLHIGGLVTGFAYENQSNQLQITKNIPDVRLGHYAFGTVTDVRRDLGVFVDIGLPNKDLVVSLDELPTIKELWPQRGDRLMITLRIDNKDRLWGELATNEILNAVRIPAKTSMKGQKHVKATVYRLKMVGTLVLTEDFNMGFIHPSERYHEPRMGEQLDTRVIGVRPDGILNLSLKPMAYQAIDGDAKMILTLLQRSRTGRLPYNDKSEPESITNYFGMSKGQFKRALGHLYKEHLIQQDEEGILLVVDQSTNDEQED
- a CDS encoding pseudouridine synthase, with product MAERLQKVMAQAGVASRRASEKLIAEGHVTVNGKTVTELGTRVEPGNKIEVDGSPIEGSEKLVYYLLNKPRGVVTTASDEKGRTTVIDVLDEVKERVYPVGRLDYDTTGALLLTNDGELANQLMHPRYKIDKVYVAKVKGVPTNDELKALRLGVVVDGKKTAEARADILRTDRKKGTSTIQLTIHEGRYHQVKEMLKTVGHPVIKLHRERYGMLEVTDLASGEYRALRHDEVQYLKNGRQMRKSSGRL
- a CDS encoding helix-turn-helix domain-containing protein; translated protein: MTPEFLLMCFDMKQPRRQRVIFGLLTNHLTVSTSFNGLAYQLFALINFQPQLTKEQYDLLIQKLIKQNALQEVEPGMFIKTDQGQKILEEAQLDHYYPRFFLYSGETNLFEFREMFLLANQAVSEYSFQNNKYYPISNRLKLRGLVKQWFQSQKQNDLTFNWVQELQRFLRTLTDWDADRLVNTWTGYQQPGLRADQLQFPMSWNDQDVYFWELDQYAKLVKFLEQAGNQYLLKQLWNLLKQTQQLLSSSMLQTYQAYENGIALDKISQIRRLKLGTVREHLLSAAIFMPFEQFDYQQLLTPELIAYFEEKLVGAPESWSFQQVRVTGAPDEFFYFRLYQIQQVKKELLSEVE